One Ogataea parapolymorpha DL-1 chromosome VI, whole genome shotgun sequence DNA window includes the following coding sequences:
- a CDS encoding ER-Golgi vesicle-tethering protein p115 has product MSFKFPKVDLSSIQQSLQQTTQHLTSSLQDNLVNLEKEVSTLNSNISPLLKRTTRSLQERFGSIDDISELPQEYKDLEKRVDNLKVFYKKVLTITQQYEIESYDYPPNLKESIHDYTKLINEKFTGLSQATTTSEAEAVLLASSKDHTPKTFAHQLAKACLSANEVLSTSEDESSSLCKALLKISEFQTRIGEERLEQDKLVITEVNDRIRNTLNGDFLNTAKLRKQVETSRLNFDTVRAEVKAVQRGDESVELPPALSKKLENAEDELVSATESAVESMKALIKPVEGLNLLKLLMKIQLNYHKNVVSELSSLVDELDSLPLEDD; this is encoded by the coding sequence ATGTCTTTCAAATTTCCCAAAGTGGATCTTTCCTCAATCCAGCAGTCTTTGCAACAGACCACTCAGCATCTCACGTCAAGTTTGCAGGACAATCTAGTCaatttggaaaaggagGTTTCCACGCTGAACTCCAACATATCCCCCCTTCTCAAGCGGACCACGAGGTCTCTGCAAGAGCGTTTTGGGTCCATTGACGATATCTCGGAGCTGCCGCAGGAGTACAAGGATCTTGAGAAGCGCGTTGATAATTTGAAAGTTTTCTACAAAAAGGTGTTGACCATCACCCAGCAGTACGAAATTGAGAGTTATGACTATCCTCCAAATCTGAAAGAATCCATCCATGATTACACAAAGCTAATCAATGAGAAGTTTACCGGTCTTTCGCAGGCTACAACCACATCGGAAGCAGAAGCTGTGCTACTGGCATCATCAAAGGATCATACCCCGAAGACCTTTGCACACCAATTGGCCAAAGCTTGTCTAAGTGCAAATGAAGTCTTGTCTACCAGCGAAGACGAGTCTTCATCTCTCTGCAAGGCCTTGCTCAAGATTAGCGAGTTCCAGACCAGAATCGGAGAGGAAAGACTGGAGCAAGATAAATTGGTGATCACGGAGGTCAACGACAGGATCCGCAACACGTTGAATGGCGATTTTTTGAACACGGCCAAGCTGAGAAAACAAGTGGAGACTTCAAGGCTCAATTTTGACACTGTCAGAGCCGAGGTGAAGGCCGTGCAGCGTGGGGACGAGTCTGTCGAACTTCCGCCTGCGCTGtccaagaaactggaaaatgccgaggacgagctggtcagTGCTACAGAATCTGCTGTGGAATCGATGAAGGCGCTGATCAAGCCAGTTGAAGGCTTAAACCTGTTGAAGTTGCTGATGAAAATCCAGCTCAACTACCACAAGAACGTCGTTTCCGAGCTGTCGTCATTGGTCGACGAGCTTGACTCGCTACCTTTGGAAGACGACTAA